The following proteins come from a genomic window of Corynebacterium hansenii:
- a CDS encoding Rv2175c family DNA-binding protein: MRKIPTCPDVLPADEETLVVPDVADRLGVPVTRVHALLQEGKLVAVDRRGVPQVPALFLDDDGVNKFVSGALAVLSDGGYRPEEALTWLWAEDDSLPGRPIDGLHGHLAREVIRRAQAMAF, translated from the coding sequence GTGAGAAAGATCCCCACGTGCCCCGATGTTCTGCCCGCCGACGAAGAAACGCTGGTGGTCCCCGACGTCGCCGACCGCCTCGGCGTGCCGGTGACCCGCGTCCACGCGCTGCTGCAGGAGGGCAAGCTCGTCGCGGTCGATCGCCGCGGCGTGCCGCAGGTGCCGGCGCTGTTCCTCGACGACGACGGCGTGAACAAGTTCGTCTCCGGCGCCCTGGCGGTGCTCTCCGACGGCGGTTACCGGCCCGAGGAGGCGCTGACCTGGCTGTGGGCCGAGGATGACTCCCTGCCCGGCCGGCCCATCGACGGGCTGCACGGGCATCTGGCGCGCGAGGTCATCCGCCGCGCCCAGGCGATGGCGTTTTAA
- a CDS encoding Stk1 family PASTA domain-containing Ser/Thr kinase produces MAEVSEGDILDGRYRIGPLIARGGMSSVHRATDLRLGRDVAAKVMDPRFVHDESFRVRFEREARAVARMADESLVNVYDQGHDDAGHVFLIMELVDGGTLRELLRERGPMPPHAAAAVLGPVLRALSLAHDRAMVHRDIKPENVLISDSGKVKLADFGLVRAAADSKVTSNSVIVGTVGYLSPEQVTGAEMTPASDVYSTGILLYELLTGSTPFTGDTSLAVALQRLNKDVPPPSEAIDGVPPEFDDLVARACARAPEDRFASAAEFAAELDDIVDELGLPPFRVPAPVDSAAHRASRTRDDLSAPDPEDVRGTELFDGPPAPGLFGPHGRDGMNETRHDVPAAPLPAPGTFASPDSGDGYADRYGDGYADRYGDSYDDSYGDEDFARRPDGTAVLPGAASGAAAGAVPGMPTGMPGQTPYHGNAPAPRHAAPDDGDHGHDRRGGAPGRRHAKAREGRQRTRTGCAIWLIIALIATLGMGLGAWWLGSGRYGEVPSISGMTEQQASAAVSEAGFEPISQQRYHDAVPQSQVIGTEPIAGARAVKGAPVAVLVSMGRPTVPALPADRSPKRYSALLAERTLVEEAGEPMYSDSVPEGDILMTHPAAGQTVATGSTVTVHRSKGQAPVKVPDVIGLSLDDARKVIEDAGLKVSDVTDEYSATRDPKSVLSVTPEPGTGLARGSDVTLAVNNGIEVPDVEGLPLDEARRKLTEAGLVVRNVTKSESSPRRAGQVDSTTPQAGTVVDPADSAVDIVVSDRVEVPNVLGSKIGDARKTLREAGLRLKISGDATDDDRIYSQSPRSGSDAKRGDVVTVRGF; encoded by the coding sequence ATGGCTGAAGTGAGCGAGGGCGACATCCTCGACGGCCGGTACCGCATCGGTCCGCTCATCGCGCGCGGAGGCATGAGCTCCGTCCATCGCGCGACGGACCTGCGGTTGGGCCGCGACGTCGCGGCGAAGGTGATGGACCCCCGCTTCGTCCACGACGAATCCTTCCGCGTCCGCTTCGAGCGCGAGGCCCGCGCGGTGGCGCGCATGGCGGACGAATCCCTGGTCAACGTCTACGACCAGGGCCACGACGACGCCGGGCACGTGTTCCTGATCATGGAGCTCGTCGACGGCGGCACGCTGCGCGAGCTTCTGCGCGAGCGCGGCCCCATGCCCCCGCACGCGGCGGCGGCGGTGCTCGGCCCGGTGCTCCGCGCGCTGTCGCTGGCGCACGACCGGGCGATGGTGCACCGCGACATCAAGCCGGAGAACGTGCTCATCTCCGATTCCGGCAAGGTGAAGCTGGCCGACTTCGGTCTGGTTCGCGCCGCGGCGGATTCGAAGGTCACGTCCAATTCGGTGATCGTGGGCACGGTCGGCTACCTCTCCCCCGAGCAGGTCACCGGTGCGGAGATGACCCCGGCGTCGGACGTGTATTCCACGGGCATCCTGCTCTACGAGTTGTTGACGGGGTCGACGCCGTTCACGGGCGACACGTCGCTGGCGGTGGCGCTGCAGCGGCTGAACAAGGACGTCCCCCCTCCCTCGGAGGCCATCGACGGCGTGCCGCCGGAGTTCGACGACCTGGTCGCCCGCGCCTGCGCCCGCGCCCCGGAGGATCGTTTCGCGTCGGCGGCGGAGTTCGCCGCGGAGCTCGACGACATCGTCGACGAGCTGGGGCTGCCCCCGTTCCGCGTGCCGGCCCCGGTCGATTCGGCGGCGCACCGCGCCTCCCGGACGCGCGACGATCTTTCGGCCCCGGATCCGGAGGACGTGCGGGGAACGGAGCTTTTCGACGGCCCGCCGGCACCCGGCCTGTTCGGCCCCCATGGCCGCGACGGGATGAACGAAACCCGCCACGACGTTCCCGCCGCGCCCCTGCCGGCCCCGGGGACCTTCGCGTCGCCGGATTCCGGCGACGGTTACGCCGACCGGTACGGCGACGGTTACGCCGACCGGTACGGCGACTCTTACGACGACTCCTACGGCGACGAGGACTTCGCGCGCCGGCCCGACGGCACGGCCGTGCTGCCCGGCGCGGCATCCGGTGCCGCCGCCGGCGCGGTCCCGGGCATGCCCACGGGAATGCCCGGCCAGACGCCGTACCACGGCAACGCCCCCGCACCGCGCCATGCGGCGCCCGACGACGGAGACCACGGGCACGACCGACGTGGCGGGGCGCCGGGACGTCGTCACGCAAAGGCCCGCGAAGGACGCCAGCGCACCCGCACGGGCTGCGCCATCTGGCTGATCATCGCGCTCATCGCGACGCTGGGCATGGGCCTGGGCGCATGGTGGCTCGGCTCCGGGCGCTACGGCGAGGTGCCGTCGATCTCGGGGATGACCGAGCAGCAGGCGTCGGCTGCCGTCAGCGAAGCCGGGTTCGAGCCGATTTCGCAGCAGCGGTACCACGACGCCGTACCCCAGTCGCAGGTCATCGGCACCGAGCCCATCGCCGGGGCGCGGGCCGTCAAAGGAGCCCCGGTGGCCGTCCTGGTCAGCATGGGCCGCCCCACCGTGCCCGCCCTGCCCGCGGACCGCTCCCCCAAGCGGTACTCGGCGCTGCTGGCCGAACGCACCCTCGTCGAGGAAGCCGGCGAGCCGATGTACTCCGACTCCGTGCCCGAGGGCGACATCCTCATGACGCACCCCGCCGCGGGACAGACCGTCGCCACCGGCTCGACCGTCACCGTGCACAGGTCGAAGGGGCAGGCCCCGGTGAAGGTCCCCGACGTCATCGGGCTCTCCCTGGACGACGCTCGCAAGGTCATCGAGGACGCCGGCCTGAAGGTCTCCGACGTCACGGACGAATACTCCGCGACCCGCGACCCGAAATCCGTGCTGTCGGTCACCCCCGAACCCGGCACCGGGCTGGCCCGCGGCTCCGACGTCACCCTGGCCGTGAACAACGGCATCGAGGTGCCCGACGTCGAGGGGCTGCCGCTGGACGAAGCCCGCAGAAAACTCACCGAGGCCGGGCTGGTCGTCCGCAACGTCACCAAGTCGGAATCCTCGCCGCGCAGGGCGGGCCAGGTCGACTCCACGACGCCGCAGGCCGGCACCGTCGTCGACCCCGCCGACTCCGCGGTGGACATCGTGGTCTCCGACCGCGTGGAAGTGCCCAACGTCCTCGGCTCGAAGATCGGCGACGCCCGCAAGACGCTCCGGGAAGCCGGCCTGCGACTGAAGATCAGCGGCGACGCCACCGACGACGACCGCATCTACAGCCAGTCGCCGCGCTCGGGCAGCGACGCCAAGCGCGGCGACGTGGTCACCGTCCGCGGGTTCTAG
- a CDS encoding anti-sigma factor has translation MTGYDIGDGPAGGGASDSDLWAALVAVDAVDPEDEHVVRELRERDPLFDDRVERYRRDAADLAASAAAEPPPELRGSVLDAVAERPPAAEPAAVTPIGSGRRGPAGAGAADRGRMWSWGLAAAAAVVVAIGGGIAWLSMPDRGSDGADAGSVVAGPSAAPSTMVEKADVAGGEVTVERVEGHSDAVVRLTGVPAPEAGTAYQMWLVARGSSRSVGVMGPEDVTDDMTVKIDGVDAADSLMISVEPTGGSTAPTRALVEIPLER, from the coding sequence ATGACCGGCTACGACATCGGCGACGGGCCCGCCGGCGGCGGCGCCTCCGATTCGGATTTGTGGGCCGCGCTCGTCGCGGTCGATGCGGTCGACCCGGAGGACGAGCACGTGGTCCGGGAACTCCGCGAGCGCGATCCGCTTTTCGACGACCGCGTGGAACGCTATCGCCGTGACGCGGCGGATTTGGCCGCGTCCGCCGCAGCCGAACCACCCCCGGAGCTGCGCGGATCGGTCCTGGATGCGGTGGCGGAGCGGCCGCCCGCGGCGGAACCCGCCGCCGTGACCCCCATTGGTTCGGGCCGACGCGGTCCGGCGGGCGCGGGTGCGGCGGATCGCGGGCGCATGTGGTCGTGGGGCCTGGCTGCGGCTGCGGCGGTGGTCGTCGCCATCGGCGGCGGCATCGCATGGCTGTCGATGCCCGACCGCGGATCCGATGGGGCGGACGCCGGATCCGTCGTGGCCGGCCCGTCCGCGGCCCCATCGACGATGGTGGAGAAGGCCGACGTCGCCGGCGGCGAGGTCACGGTGGAGCGGGTGGAGGGCCACTCCGACGCCGTGGTCCGTTTGACGGGCGTTCCCGCCCCCGAAGCCGGTACGGCGTACCAGATGTGGCTGGTCGCGCGGGGCTCGAGCCGTTCTGTCGGCGTGATGGGCCCCGAGGACGTCACGGATGACATGACGGTGAAGATCGACGGCGTGGACGCCGCCGACAGCCTGATGATCTCCGTCGAGCCCACCGGCGGCTCCACGGCGCCGACGCGGGCCCTGGTGGAGATTCCGCTCGAGCGCTGA
- a CDS encoding sigma-70 family RNA polymerase sigma factor translates to MIGRVAAGDRAAFAELYDRFGARVYGMSLRIAVDPKIAEDVAQEAWLAIWDSAATFDADRGSVAGWVLAIAHRRAVDAVRSIEAGRRRDDAAADRDAAGRAGGGADEEVLADDERREVAECLGTLSELQRQALDLAYFGGMTQKEIARMLDAGLSAVKSRIRDGLIALRRCLDQ, encoded by the coding sequence TTGATCGGCAGGGTCGCCGCGGGTGATCGTGCGGCGTTCGCGGAGCTCTACGATCGGTTCGGCGCGCGCGTGTACGGGATGTCCCTGCGCATCGCGGTGGACCCGAAGATCGCCGAGGACGTCGCGCAGGAAGCGTGGCTGGCCATCTGGGATTCCGCCGCGACGTTCGACGCGGACCGGGGTTCGGTGGCCGGTTGGGTCCTGGCCATCGCGCACCGCCGGGCCGTCGATGCGGTGCGCAGCATCGAGGCGGGCCGCAGGCGGGACGATGCCGCAGCCGACCGCGATGCCGCGGGTCGGGCGGGTGGCGGCGCGGACGAGGAGGTCCTCGCCGACGACGAGCGCCGGGAAGTCGCCGAATGCCTGGGCACGCTGTCCGAGTTGCAGCGGCAGGCGCTGGATCTGGCCTATTTCGGCGGGATGACGCAGAAGGAGATCGCGCGGATGCTCGATGCCGGATTGTCGGCGGTGAAGTCGCGGATCAGGGATGGTTTGATCGCACTGAGGAGGTGCCTGGACCAATGA
- a CDS encoding fasciclin domain-containing protein gives MRTTNRRTAGAAAMLAVSALALVACGDEAIDVDAPAPSTASSTAESTATETSAAGDGAPAGPGCRAYADAHPDGPASLETISGQNIVDAIPNIPELATLTSALTGGLNPDVNLVATLKDGEWTIFAPTEDAFAKVDADTLEALKTDADLLTGVLTYHVVDGRAGLDAVKGSHTTVQGAELKVTGDGDMMKVNDASIACGGIKTGNATVYLIDSVLLPPTQ, from the coding sequence ATGCGCACCACGAACCGACGCACCGCCGGCGCCGCCGCGATGCTCGCCGTCTCCGCCCTCGCCCTCGTCGCGTGCGGCGACGAAGCCATTGACGTCGACGCCCCCGCACCATCGACCGCCTCGTCCACGGCGGAAAGCACCGCCACCGAGACCTCGGCCGCGGGCGACGGCGCCCCCGCCGGGCCGGGTTGCCGGGCCTATGCCGACGCCCACCCGGATGGCCCTGCGTCGCTGGAGACGATCTCCGGCCAGAACATCGTCGACGCCATCCCGAACATCCCGGAACTGGCCACCCTCACCTCCGCGCTGACCGGCGGCCTGAACCCCGACGTCAACCTCGTGGCGACGCTGAAGGACGGCGAATGGACCATCTTCGCGCCGACCGAGGACGCCTTCGCCAAGGTCGACGCGGACACCCTGGAAGCCCTGAAGACCGACGCCGACCTGCTGACCGGCGTGCTCACCTACCACGTCGTCGATGGCCGGGCGGGCCTCGACGCGGTGAAGGGCTCGCACACCACCGTGCAGGGTGCGGAACTGAAGGTGACCGGGGACGGCGACATGATGAAGGTCAACGACGCCTCCATCGCCTGCGGCGGCATCAAGACGGGCAACGCGACCGTCTACCTGATCGACTCCGTCCTCCTGCCCCCGACGCAGTAG
- a CDS encoding class II 3-deoxy-7-phosphoheptulonate synthase → MSWTIDLPVNDLPDLPPLPDGIRERFDDVLSRKALQQPSWDPAAAANVRRILESVPPIVVAPEIRKLKEELADVAMGRAFLLQGGDCAETFESNTEPHIRANIKTLLQMAVVLTYGASTPVVKMARIAGQYAKPRSADRDSEGLLSYRGDMVNGVEATEEARVHDPARMVRAYANSSAAMNLVRALTGSGTADLHRLHEWNREFVTNSPAGARYEDLAREIDHALRFMQACGVSDSNLQTADIYCSHEALVVDYERAMLRLAHDESGDDKLYNLSAHQLWIGERTRGLEDFHVALAALIGNPVGVKIGPKTTPEEAIAYVEKLDPLFQPGRLTLTSRMGNDKVRTVLPPIVEAVEATGHKVIWQCDPMHGNTYAASNGYKTRHFDRIVDEVQGFFEVHRSIGSHPGGLHIELTGEDVTECLGGAQDIADVDLPGRYASACDPRLNTQQSLELSFLVAEMLRN, encoded by the coding sequence GTGAGTTGGACCATTGACCTTCCCGTGAACGATCTGCCAGATCTGCCCCCGCTGCCCGACGGCATCCGCGAGCGCTTCGACGACGTCCTGTCGCGCAAGGCGCTGCAGCAGCCGTCGTGGGACCCGGCCGCGGCGGCCAACGTGCGCCGGATCCTCGAATCCGTGCCGCCGATCGTCGTGGCGCCGGAGATCCGCAAGCTCAAGGAGGAGCTGGCCGACGTGGCCATGGGCCGCGCCTTCCTGCTCCAGGGCGGCGACTGCGCGGAGACCTTCGAGTCCAACACCGAGCCCCACATCCGGGCGAACATCAAGACGCTGCTGCAGATGGCCGTCGTCCTGACCTACGGCGCGTCGACGCCCGTGGTGAAGATGGCCCGCATCGCCGGCCAGTACGCCAAGCCCCGTTCGGCCGACCGCGACTCCGAGGGCCTGCTCAGCTACCGCGGCGACATGGTCAACGGCGTCGAGGCCACCGAGGAAGCCCGCGTCCACGACCCCGCGCGCATGGTCCGCGCCTACGCCAACTCCTCGGCCGCCATGAACCTGGTCCGCGCCCTGACCGGCTCCGGCACCGCCGACCTGCACCGCCTGCACGAGTGGAACCGCGAGTTCGTCACCAACTCCCCGGCCGGCGCCCGCTACGAGGACCTGGCCCGCGAAATCGACCACGCGCTGCGCTTCATGCAGGCCTGCGGCGTGTCCGACTCCAACCTGCAGACCGCCGACATCTACTGCTCGCACGAGGCGCTCGTCGTCGACTACGAGCGCGCGATGCTGCGCCTGGCCCACGACGAGTCCGGCGACGACAAGCTGTACAACCTGTCCGCCCACCAGCTGTGGATCGGCGAGCGCACCCGCGGCCTCGAGGACTTCCACGTGGCGCTGGCGGCGCTGATCGGCAACCCCGTCGGCGTGAAGATCGGCCCGAAGACCACGCCGGAAGAGGCCATCGCCTACGTGGAGAAGCTGGACCCGCTGTTCCAGCCCGGCCGCCTGACGCTGACGTCGCGGATGGGCAACGACAAGGTCCGCACCGTGCTGCCCCCGATCGTCGAGGCCGTCGAGGCCACCGGCCACAAGGTCATCTGGCAGTGCGACCCGATGCACGGCAACACCTACGCCGCGTCAAACGGCTACAAGACCCGCCACTTCGACCGCATCGTCGACGAAGTCCAGGGCTTCTTCGAGGTCCACCGGTCCATCGGCTCCCACCCGGGCGGCCTGCACATCGAGCTCACCGGCGAGGACGTCACCGAGTGCCTCGGCGGCGCCCAGGACATTGCCGACGTCGACCTGCCGGGCCGCTACGCCTCCGCGTGCGACCCGCGCCTGAACACCCAGCAGTCGCTGGAGCTGTCCTTCCTGGTCGCGGAGATGCTGCGCAACTAG
- a CDS encoding polyadenylate-specific 3'-exoribonuclease AS, which translates to MRYFYDTEFIEDGRTIDLVSIGVVAEDGREYYAISSEFDARAAGPWVRANVLGQLPNPSSALWKPRSTIRDDLERFLLAPGAGDPELWAWVGAYDHVVLAQLWGDMTRLPRRIPRFTRELKQYWEMAGEPRLPRQDDGRHDALADARHNLVRFRAISKVRPPR; encoded by the coding sequence GTGCGATATTTCTACGACACCGAATTCATCGAGGACGGCCGGACGATCGATCTGGTGTCCATCGGTGTCGTCGCCGAAGACGGGCGCGAGTACTACGCCATCTCCTCCGAGTTCGATGCCCGCGCCGCCGGCCCGTGGGTGCGGGCGAACGTGCTGGGCCAGCTGCCCAACCCTTCGTCGGCGCTGTGGAAGCCGCGGTCGACCATCCGCGACGATCTCGAGCGCTTCCTGCTCGCCCCCGGCGCCGGCGACCCCGAACTGTGGGCCTGGGTCGGCGCCTACGACCATGTCGTGCTGGCGCAGCTGTGGGGCGACATGACCCGCCTGCCGCGGCGGATCCCGCGGTTCACCCGCGAGCTCAAGCAGTACTGGGAGATGGCCGGCGAGCCGCGTTTGCCCAGGCAGGACGACGGGCGTCACGACGCCCTGGCCGATGCGCGGCACAATCTGGTGCGTTTCCGGGCGATCTCGAAGGTCCGGCCTCCCCGCTGA
- a CDS encoding lysophospholipid acyltransferase family protein, producing MNNPWYKFFKYVLIGPFLRVWNRPTFEGGEKVPEQGPAIMASNHLAVMDSFFFPLVLDRQITFLAKKEYFTTPGIVGRIQKFFFSNTGQVPIDRKSGDAAQDALDAAVKVLDRGDVLGMYPEGTRSADGRLYRGKTGLARVALQTGVKVFPVAMIGTADVNPIGTWVPRPKKVGVVIGDPLDPADYRDRGDEYACARALTDDLMKALAAMSGQTYVDAYSADVKDSLAKGNGYPEGTEPGGRLEIEPGQKAG from the coding sequence GTGAATAACCCCTGGTACAAGTTCTTCAAGTACGTGCTCATCGGCCCGTTCCTGCGGGTGTGGAACCGCCCCACCTTCGAGGGCGGCGAGAAGGTGCCCGAGCAGGGCCCCGCGATCATGGCGTCGAACCACCTTGCGGTCATGGACTCGTTCTTCTTCCCGCTGGTGCTGGACCGGCAGATCACGTTCCTGGCGAAGAAGGAGTACTTCACCACGCCGGGCATCGTCGGGCGGATCCAGAAGTTCTTCTTCTCCAACACCGGCCAGGTGCCCATCGACCGCAAGTCCGGAGACGCGGCGCAGGACGCCCTCGACGCCGCCGTGAAGGTGCTCGACCGCGGCGACGTGCTGGGCATGTACCCCGAGGGCACGCGTTCGGCCGACGGCCGCCTGTACCGGGGCAAGACCGGGCTGGCCCGCGTAGCGCTGCAGACGGGAGTGAAGGTCTTCCCGGTGGCGATGATCGGCACCGCCGACGTCAACCCCATCGGCACCTGGGTGCCGCGCCCGAAGAAGGTCGGCGTGGTCATCGGCGACCCGCTGGACCCCGCCGACTACCGCGACCGCGGCGACGAGTACGCCTGCGCCCGCGCCCTCACCGACGATCTGATGAAGGCGCTGGCCGCCATGTCCGGGCAGACCTACGTCGACGCCTACTCCGCGGACGTGAAGGACTCCCTGGCCAAGGGCAACGGCTACCCCGAGGGCACCGAGCCCGGCGGACGCCTGGAGATCGAGCCGGGGCAGAAGGCCGGGTAG
- a CDS encoding phage holin yields MLDSIRSTVPVGQRATWYAVAGALVTALVSWGVLDSTAAPAVVGVATAVVTLLFAVIHSDTPWRMALYSLMAAVTVLMTYLGYGSDMQWESILAIAAPVLGIGTAAATTGGGDYVGEHRMGE; encoded by the coding sequence ATGCTCGATTCCATCCGATCCACCGTCCCGGTCGGTCAGCGTGCGACGTGGTACGCCGTCGCCGGTGCCCTGGTCACCGCCCTCGTGTCCTGGGGTGTGCTCGATTCCACCGCCGCCCCCGCGGTCGTGGGTGTGGCCACCGCCGTGGTGACCCTGCTTTTCGCGGTCATCCACTCGGACACCCCGTGGCGCATGGCCCTCTACTCCCTGATGGCTGCCGTGACGGTGCTGATGACCTACCTCGGCTACGGCTCCGACATGCAGTGGGAATCCATCCTCGCCATCGCCGCACCCGTCCTCGGCATCGGCACCGCCGCCGCCACCACCGGCGGCGGCGACTACGTCGGCGAACACCGCATGGGGGAATGA
- a CDS encoding glycoside hydrolase domain-containing protein, which produces MTSTVLDFSAGIIPAKAVRDAGHIGSVRYISPPRESWMRGKPATAAEVADYKANALDTAFVWQYGGADNPDAMRGARGGELDAKAADEQLKLIKRTGYPVFFAVDFDITLKQWNSVAVEYFRAACKVLGRDRVGIYGHSRVCDWAREDGVIGSAGAGKFLMWQTRSWVNDPDAKVKLPPDYVHPLAVLYQRTHNVPGPAGMQVDVNDILHVYWGQHPPRPDQSQDQTVTDPAPTAPSLPTGPAPKPTAQFKCDADVLTWRDNGIARRARRGICIHTDESAYNYATGQLRPTAWTADQLAEYNRRRDISGGSYHLGIDRAGRTVRQNDDVYGTWSVGSLGNDEMFHVCCTGTAYQTREQWLSLGKAQLAKLADVLAHYCRFHDIEPRRIAPADLRAGRKGILGHWDCSKFYGGSDHWDPGGYDGTTGVPRTAGGFPWDYVLGLLRKQLEAPAPTPALPHAPTTDTKETIMNDQDRDLLNRIHDQQAGMRDDDGVQRYRGWEQLGGRTLVDGLAAIGEKLGVDGFRAPLIGDAAAGDPK; this is translated from the coding sequence GTGACCAGTACCGTGCTCGATTTTTCCGCCGGGATCATCCCGGCCAAAGCGGTACGCGACGCCGGCCACATCGGCTCCGTCCGCTACATCAGCCCCCCGCGTGAATCGTGGATGCGCGGCAAGCCCGCCACCGCGGCGGAAGTCGCCGACTACAAGGCCAATGCGCTCGACACCGCTTTCGTGTGGCAGTACGGCGGGGCCGACAACCCCGACGCCATGCGCGGCGCACGCGGCGGCGAACTCGACGCCAAGGCCGCCGATGAACAGCTGAAGCTGATCAAGCGCACCGGCTACCCGGTGTTCTTCGCCGTCGACTTCGACATCACCCTCAAGCAGTGGAACAGCGTCGCCGTCGAGTATTTCCGCGCCGCGTGCAAGGTGCTGGGCCGTGATCGCGTCGGCATCTACGGGCACTCCCGCGTGTGCGACTGGGCCCGCGAGGACGGCGTCATTGGTTCCGCCGGCGCCGGAAAGTTCCTCATGTGGCAGACCCGCTCGTGGGTCAATGATCCCGACGCGAAGGTCAAACTCCCGCCGGACTACGTCCACCCGCTCGCGGTGCTGTACCAGCGCACCCACAACGTGCCCGGGCCCGCCGGGATGCAGGTCGACGTCAACGACATCCTGCATGTCTATTGGGGCCAGCACCCGCCGCGCCCCGACCAGTCCCAAGACCAGACGGTCACCGACCCCGCGCCGACGGCGCCGTCGCTGCCGACCGGGCCCGCGCCGAAGCCGACCGCGCAGTTCAAGTGCGACGCCGACGTGCTGACGTGGCGGGACAACGGCATCGCCCGCCGCGCGCGCCGTGGCATCTGCATCCACACTGACGAGTCCGCCTACAACTACGCCACCGGCCAGCTCCGGCCGACGGCGTGGACGGCCGATCAGCTCGCCGAGTACAACCGCCGCCGCGATATCTCCGGCGGCTCCTACCACCTCGGCATCGACCGGGCGGGCCGCACCGTCCGGCAGAACGACGACGTCTACGGCACATGGTCGGTGGGCAGCTTGGGCAACGACGAAATGTTCCACGTCTGCTGCACCGGCACCGCCTACCAGACCCGAGAGCAATGGCTGTCGCTCGGCAAGGCACAGCTCGCCAAGCTTGCCGACGTCCTCGCGCACTACTGCCGCTTCCACGACATCGAGCCGCGCCGTATCGCCCCGGCCGACCTCCGCGCGGGCCGCAAGGGAATCCTCGGGCATTGGGACTGCTCGAAGTTCTACGGCGGCTCGGATCACTGGGATCCGGGCGGTTACGACGGCACCACTGGCGTGCCCCGCACGGCGGGCGGCTTCCCCTGGGACTACGTCCTCGGGCTGCTGCGCAAGCAGCTCGAAGCCCCCGCACCGACCCCGGCGCTGCCGCATGCGCCGACCACCGACACGAAGGAGACCATCATGAATGACCAGGATCGCGATCTGCTCAACCGCATCCACGACCAGCAGGCCGGCATGCGCGACGACGACGGCGTGCAGCGCTACCGCGGCTGGGAGCAGCTCGGCGGCCGCACGCTGGTCGATGGGCTCGCCGCGATCGGGGAGAAGCTCGGCGTCGACGGTTTCCGCGCCCCGCTGATCGGTGACGCCGCCGCCGGCGACCCGAAGTAG
- a CDS encoding phage gene 29 protein family protein, with protein sequence MSWLKQQNADMDDPKQHVLWALCGMPIDAGGTQIALPMHSATFVSEFLHEIGFRHHPELQTLYRRPDDTVSESAPLGVEWLECEPGKVPDVAPDSLAGGVSLDGMTDEEIAVLQAAIDARRGGAS encoded by the coding sequence ATGTCCTGGTTGAAGCAGCAAAACGCCGACATGGACGACCCGAAGCAGCATGTGCTGTGGGCGCTGTGCGGCATGCCCATCGACGCCGGCGGAACGCAGATTGCGCTGCCGATGCATTCTGCGACGTTCGTCTCCGAATTCCTCCACGAGATCGGGTTCCGGCACCACCCGGAGCTGCAGACGCTGTACCGCCGCCCGGACGACACGGTGTCGGAGTCGGCGCCGCTGGGCGTCGAGTGGCTCGAATGTGAGCCGGGCAAGGTGCCCGACGTCGCTCCGGACTCGCTGGCCGGTGGCGTCAGCCTCGACGGCATGACCGATGAGGAGATCGCGGTGCTGCAGGCGGCGATCGATGCGCGTCGTGGTGGTGCGTCGTGA